Sequence from the Clostridium butyricum genome:
TGCTACAAGATATTGCTATCTTAACTGGTGGTACTGTAATTGCTGAAGAATTAGGAAGAGATTTAAGAGAAGTTACTATAGATATGTTAGGAACTGCTGATAGCGTTAAAGTAAGCAAAGAAAACACAGTTATCGTTAATGGTAAAGGAAATTCAGCAGAAATTAAAGAAAGAGTTAATCAAATAAGAGCTCAAATAGAAGAAACTTCTTCAGAATTTGATAAAGAAAAGTTACAAGAAAGATTAGCAAAACTTGCAGGTGGAGTTGCTGTAATTAAAGTTGGTGCAGCTACAGAAACTGAATTAAAAGAAAAGAAATTAAGAATTGAAGATGCATTAAATGCAACAAAGGCTGCTGTTGAAGAAGGTATAGTAGCTGGTGGTGGAACAGCTTATGTTAATGTAATCAATGAAGTTGCAAAATTAACATCTGATGTTCAAGATAGTCAAATCGGTATAAATATAATAGTTAAAGCATTAGAAGAACCAGTAAGACAAATCGCAATCAATGCTGGTGTTGAAGGTTCAGTAATAATTGAAAAAGTTAAAAATAGTGAACCAGGTGTAGGATATGATGCTTTACATGATGAATATAAGAATATGCTTAAATCAGGTATAGTTGATCCAACTAAGGTTACAAGATCAGCACTTCAAAATGCTGCATCTGTAGCATCTACATTCTTAACAACTGAAGCTGCTGTAGCTGATATTCCATCTAAAGATCCTGTAATGCCAGGTGGAGCTCCAGGAATGGGAATGGACGGAATGTACTAAAATTTAATATAAAAAATTAATTATTTATTTAATATAAAAGATTGATAGAAATCCCAATATAGATTTCTATCAATCTTTTTTTATAATTATGAATACAAAATATATAATTGGTAAATATAGGAATATAAAGTAAAAAGGGAGGTTTTATATGCATTTAAGAGAATCAAGAAAAAAACAAAAAAAGAAAAAAGCTTTTACTATAATTGAGTTGGTAGTAGTTATGTGCATCGTGGGAATATTAGCCAGTGCATTAATACCACAAGTGGGTGGTTATATAACTGAAGCTAAAAAAATGAAAGTAGTAGATCAAAGCAGAAGTGTAGTAATGGCTGTAGACTCATATAATTTGAAAAATAAAGTAAAATATCCCGAAGATAAAACAGTTAGTCATATTAAAAGTGAAGCTGGAATTTCTAAATATCTAAAGGATGTTAAATTTGATAATCTTAAAGATAATACGAAAATAGAGGAATGTAGAAGTATTGTTAATGGTTCAGAATTCACAATAGATGAAAATGAACAGTTAGAAAAAGTAACAGCAGTAATACAACCAGATAATTTAGAGATAGAATAAAATATAATATTTTATAAATTTTTTATTAGACTACTTGAGCTATTTTTAAGTAGTCTAATAAAAGTAATCATTAATTTGAAAAATAATACATAAAAAATGCAATTTTTGTGTCAAGTTTATTGACTTTATTTTTTACATACATTATAATATGTTTAATTCAAAGATACGGCACATTAAAAAACTCATATATACCCTGGATATGGCAGGGAGTATCTACCGGAAACCTTAAATTTCTGACTATGAGTGATATTAATATAAGCTGATATTAATTTATTATTAGCATATTAACATCACTCAGGATGATTAATGTGCTTTTTTTATACACAAAAATAAGGGTGAAAATGCAATAAATATTTCAAAATCAATAAGAAATGCAATAAATAATTCAAAAATAGGGAGGAAATTTAAAATGGCAAAAATTATTAAAGAAGCTTATACTTTTGATGACGTATTATTAATGCCTAACAAATCAGAAATATTACCAAGAGAGGTAACTACAAGAACACAATTAACAAAGAAGATAGCTTTAAACATACCGCTTATGAGTGCTGGAATGGATACTGTAACAGAATCTAAGATGGCAATTGCAATGGCAAGAGAAGGCGGAATAGGAATTATACATAAAAATATGACTATTGAACAACAAGCTAAAGAAGTTGATAAAGTAAAAAGACAGGAAAATGGTGTAATCACAGATCCTATTTATTTATCAGAAGATCATCTTATTCAAGATGCTGAAAACTTAATGGCACAATATAGAATATCAGGAGTACCTGTTACTAAAGACGGAAAATTAGTAGGGATTATTACAAACAGAGATATAATATTTGAAACAGATTTTCAAAAGAAAATTTCAGATGTAATGACAAGTGAAAATTTAATAACTTCTCATGAAAAGACTACAGTTGAAGAAGCTAAAGAAATTTTAAAGAAACATAAAATAGAAAAATTACCTTTAGTAGATGCAGAAGGAAACTTAAAAGGACTTATAACAATGAAAGATATAGAAAAAGTTAAAAAGTTCCCAAATGCAGCTAAAGATGAAAAAGGTAGATTATTATGTGGTGCTGGTGTTGGTGTTACAGGAAACATGATGGAAAGAATTGATGCTTTAGTTAAAGCTCAAGTTGATGTTATTGTTCTTGATACAGCTCATGGACATTCACAAGGAGTTTTAGACGCAGTTAAAAAGATAAAAGAAACTTACCCAGAACTTCAAGTAATTGCAGGTAATGTAGCAACAGCTGAAGCTGTAGAAGACTTAATAGAAGCTGGAGCAGATTGTGTTAAAATTGGTATAGGACCTGGTTCTATCTGTACTACAAGAGTAGTTGCAGGTGTAGGGGTACCTCAGTTAACAGCAGTTATGGATTGTGCTGAAGTTGGAAGAAAGCATGGAGTTCCAGTAATCGCTGATGGTGGTCTTAAGTATTCTGGTGATATAGTTAAAGCATTAGCAGCTGGTGCATCTGTAGCAATGCTTGGATCATTATTTGCAGGATGTGATGAAGCTCCTGGAGAAATGGAAATATATCAAGGAAGAAGTTACAAAGTTTATAGAGGTATGGGATCACTTGCTGCTATGGAATGTGGATCTAAAGATAGATACTTCCAAGAAGGAAATAAAAAATTAGTTCCAGAAGGTGTAGAAGGAAGAGTAGCTTATAAAGGATTTGTAGCAGATACTATATTCCAATTAATTGGAGGAATAAGATCAGGAATGGGTTACTTAGGATCTAAAAACTTAGAGACTTTATATGAAACTGCAAGATTTGTAGTTCAAACAGGTGCTGGATTAAGAGAAAGTCATCCACATGATATAAATATTACAAAAGAAGCTCCAAACTACAGTGTTGGACAATAGACGAATATTATAATTAAAAAATAATCAAATGTTAATAAAAAATGCCCAAAATAAATATTTTTAGTTGAAAAAAATATTTATTTGGGCAATAATAGTATATATTAAGAACTTTTTAGGAGGAAACCATGAAAAAAGAATTAATTTTAGTTATTGATTTTGGTGGACAATATAATCAATTAATAGCAAGAAGAGTAAGAGAATGCAATGTATATTGCGAAGTTCATCCTTATACGTTAAGTGTTGAAGAAATAAAGGAAATGAATCCAAAGGGAATTATTTTTACAGGTGGACCAAACAGTGTATATGGTGAAGATTCTCCTCTATGCGATAAAGCTCTATTTGAAATAGGAGTACCTATTCTTGGTATATGCTATGGTTCTCAACTTATGTCTCATATGCTTGGAGGAAAAGTTGCAACAGCTCCTGTAAGTGAATATGGTAAAACAGAAGTAGATGTAAAGGTAGATTCTAAACTTTTTGATGGTGTATCATCTAAAACTATATGTTGGATGAGCCACACTGATTACATAGAAAAAGCTCCAGAAGGATTTAAGATAACTGGTAATACTCCTGTTTGCCCAGTTGCAGCTATGGAATGTGAAGAAAAGAATTTATATGCAGTTCAATTCCACCCAGAAGTTATGCATACACAAGAAGGTACAAAGATGCTTAATAACTTTGTATATAATGTATGCGGATGTTCTGGAGATTGGAAAATGGATTCATTTGTTGAGAAGACAATTGAAGAAATTAGAGCAAAAGTTGGAAATGGAAAAGCTTTATGTGCATTATCAGGTGGAGTTGATTCTTCAGTAGCAGCAGTATTGCTTTCAAAAGCTATTGGAAAACAATTAACATGTGTATTTGTTGATCATGGTTTACTTCGTAAAAATGAAGGAGATGAAGTTGAAGCTATATTTGGACCAAATGGTAATTATGACTTAAACTTCATACGTGTAAATGCACAAGAAAGATTTTATGAAAAATTAGCTGGAGTAGAAGATCCAGAAACTAAGAGAAAAATAATTGGTGAAGAATTTATAAGAGTTTTTGAAGAAGAAGCTAAAAAAATTGGAGCTGTTGATTTCTTAGTACAAGGAACTATTTATCCAGACGTAATAGAAAGTGGTCTTGGTAAATCAGCTGTTATAAAATCACATCATAATGTAGGAGGACTTCCTGATTATGTTGATTTTAAAGAAATAATAGAACCACTTAGATTATTATTTAAGGATGAAGTTCGTAAAGCAGGATTAGAACTTGGAATCCCAGAAAAATTAGTTTATAGACAGCCATTCCCAGGTCCAGGACTTGGTATTCGTATAATCGGTGAAGTAACTGCTGAAAAAGTAAGAATAGTTCAAGATGCAGATGCAATTTATCGTGAAGAAATTGCAAATGCAGGTATTGATAAGGAAATAGGTCAATATTTCGCAGCTCTTACAAATATGCGTTCAGTAGGTGTCATGGGTGATGAAAGAACTTATGATTACGCTATAGCACTTAGAGCAGTAACAACAAGTGACTTTATGACAGCAGAGTCTGCTGACCTTCCATGGGAAGTGCTTGGAAAAGTAACAACTAGAATAGTTAATGAAGTTAAAGGTGTTAACCGTGTAATGTATGACTGCACTGGAAAACCACCAGCAACTATTGAATTTGAATAATATAATATCCCCAGGCACCCCAGAATATCCCCCAAAAGCAACCTTAGATATTTTGAGCCTGTGGAAAAAATAGAATAAAACCTAGAAAAATAAAATACCTTGAAACTGTTAAAGCAGCAGTTTTAAGGTATTGTTTTTTGTGATATGGAAGTTTGATGAACCTTCAAAAATATAGAACTTACAAGTGTTTTAAATAGAGAAGAAAACAGGAAAATCGCGTCTATTATTTTAAAGAATTGCAAAATTATTTCGACCAAATAACTCTTTAATGCATCTAATTATTAAAAGATATTAAAGGAGAGAATTTAAATTTATGAAAAAACAAATTATTTTATGTTTATTGACTACAGGTATGCTTATTGGAGTGACAGTATATGGATCTGTGGCTTCAGACAATTATGTTGAGTCTGCACAGGTTAAAGTATTACAAGAAAAAACAGTGCTAACAAATACTGATACGGCATCAGAACCATTTTTAGATGCAAAAACTATATTAAAAGAATGCATGAATCTTATTGGAAAAAGTGATGCTGAGTCAGCAGAACTGCTTGGGGGTGGAGAAGAAAATATAGCTGGAGACGGAACTACAAAAATTGGTCGTATTTATCACGCAAAACTATTTGGTGAGACAATCGAAGTAGGAACGTTGTATGATGAAAATCAATGTGTAATGGATGTAATTATGCAATTTAAAAAAGATGATGTAAACACATACGCAGATGAGCTGATAAGCTTATACGGAGAACCCATGAGTTCCAATGATAAGATATCAGAGGGTGGAGCGACATGGAAAACTTGGAATGTAGAAGATACTATCATTCAGTTGTATCAGCAATCAGGACTTGTTTCATTAGAAATTACACCAAATTATAGTGAGGATAATGCACATTCGTTTGATACAGATCAGCTTTATACCGGATGGCTCCCTGAAGGTGTAAATCAAGTAATGGCAGAAACAGAACCGAATGAAGCGTTGGAAAAAGCTATTATCGAATACTATGAAATTCCTGATGATCAATTAAGCACAACAAAATATTACTATAATTATGTGGATTTAAACGGAGATGGTACAGATGAGATTATCGCGGTTATTGTGGGTCCATATACAAGCGGATCTGGTGGAGATTCTGCTGTATGGGGAAGAGAAGTTGAAGGAAAATTCCAAATTTATCAGGCATTTACGCTAGTTAACACTCCAATTATTGTTACAAAGGATGCAGTGAATGGTCGTGAGTTCGGAGCAAGGAGACTAATATTACAGCGAAGTGGAGCAGCAGAAAGAGAAACAGTTGAATTGGTTGCAAATGATGGTGTCTATACAAATGTTGCAGATGCAAAAATCTTCGAGGGATTAGATCAGGTTGAAGGAACAGCCATTATTTGCAATAATATGATCAAGGATATGGAAAATAAAAATTACCTAACATTAGGAAATTAAATAGATAAGTACATCGTTGATTGATACTAAGCTAAGAAAGGAAGAGTTGTTAAAAGGAAATAACATATTGAGGCAAATAAACTTTGGATTATTTTGAGGGGGGCTTACGAAATTATCAGTTAAAGTTTCATTTGCCGAAAGAGGATATAGTTCTTTATATCTAGAAAAGGTAGATATGGCATAAATGTTACCATGCAGTATCTGAAATATAAGAATAAAGTATAGGTGGTATAAATGTGAAATATATTAACGAATGCAGGTATGCTGAACTTATGATGGAAAATAGGCAAAAATTCTACCGAATTGCATACAGCTATGTGAAAAATGAACAGGAAGCGTTGGAGGTTGTAAGCGATGCTATGTATAAGGGACTAGTACACTTGAAGGATTTACGAGAGATGGACTATTTTCTTACTTGGATGACTAGGATTATAATAAATACTTCATTGGAAACACTACGTAAGAAATCCAAACTTACTCCATACGAGGATTATATGGAAGAAGTAAAAGTAGAAGAAACAGAACAAGATCAAAATTTGGATTTATACCATGCAATTGATATGTTAGAGCCAGATGAAAAGTCTTATGTTATTCTAAAATATTTTGAAGAATGTACATATAAGGAAATGTCAGATATTCTTAAAATGCCTCAAAGCACCATAAAATCAAAAATATATCGCAGTTTGAAAAAAATGAAATATTATTTGGCGGGAGGCGATAAATGATGGATACAGGGAAGGAATTGTATGATTCTATAGCAATACCTGATGATAAATTAATAGAAGCATTAAAAAAAGGTCAACGGAAATGGGATCAGGGGAAAAGAATGCTTGTTGTCAAAAGATCTGGTTTGGCAGTAGCAGCTTGTTTTGCTTTACTATTGATTACTGCTAACGTTCCTGCCATGTATGCGTATGCGAGCAATATCCCAGTTATTAAAACATTGGTGCAGGCATTAAGAAATGGAAGCGGTGGAGAGAGCATTGATCAAGTATCTATAAATGTATCAGTAGATGAACGCGCAATTACATTTCAATTCTTAGAAGGTGGGGTGATTTCAAATAAAGTATTAAGCTATTCTACAGAATTTCATTATGCTCCTGCAAGAATGGAATTTTCATTTTATAATGTTGATGCAAAATACAAAACAGTTATATTTAACAACATTAAGAATCAGATACATTCTTTAAAAGCATGCAAAGATATTTATATGGTTGAGTCGCTTGATGAGAACACCTTGAGTTTTGTAGTCCAATTGAAACAATTATATAATTATGAATTGATAGAATACCATGATCCTGGAGAAGTTACGATTCAATTTTATCAGGATGCTTACTATACAGATGGAGAAAAAAGACCAGGTCAGACGATATACCTATTGAGGAGTAGTGTGATATCATCTACAAAGGAAATTCAACAATTATTGAA
This genomic interval carries:
- a CDS encoding DUF4179 domain-containing protein translates to MMDTGKELYDSIAIPDDKLIEALKKGQRKWDQGKRMLVVKRSGLAVAACFALLLITANVPAMYAYASNIPVIKTLVQALRNGSGGESIDQVSINVSVDERAITFQFLEGGVISNKVLSYSTEFHYAPARMEFSFYNVDAKYKTVIFNNIKNQIHSLKACKDIYMVESLDENTLSFVVQLKQLYNYELIEYHDPGEVTIQFYQDAYYTDGEKRPGQTIYLLRSSVISSTKEIQQLLKQYQNEEISQIKNEDGGFIFTIGEYNTEDEAKKALSRLQEEYGNEIDFTINQCAVEQIPK
- the guaA gene encoding glutamine-hydrolyzing GMP synthase — protein: MKKELILVIDFGGQYNQLIARRVRECNVYCEVHPYTLSVEEIKEMNPKGIIFTGGPNSVYGEDSPLCDKALFEIGVPILGICYGSQLMSHMLGGKVATAPVSEYGKTEVDVKVDSKLFDGVSSKTICWMSHTDYIEKAPEGFKITGNTPVCPVAAMECEEKNLYAVQFHPEVMHTQEGTKMLNNFVYNVCGCSGDWKMDSFVEKTIEEIRAKVGNGKALCALSGGVDSSVAAVLLSKAIGKQLTCVFVDHGLLRKNEGDEVEAIFGPNGNYDLNFIRVNAQERFYEKLAGVEDPETKRKIIGEEFIRVFEEEAKKIGAVDFLVQGTIYPDVIESGLGKSAVIKSHHNVGGLPDYVDFKEIIEPLRLLFKDEVRKAGLELGIPEKLVYRQPFPGPGLGIRIIGEVTAEKVRIVQDADAIYREEIANAGIDKEIGQYFAALTNMRSVGVMGDERTYDYAIALRAVTTSDFMTAESADLPWEVLGKVTTRIVNEVKGVNRVMYDCTGKPPATIEFE
- a CDS encoding type II secretion system protein — encoded protein: MHLRESRKKQKKKKAFTIIELVVVMCIVGILASALIPQVGGYITEAKKMKVVDQSRSVVMAVDSYNLKNKVKYPEDKTVSHIKSEAGISKYLKDVKFDNLKDNTKIEECRSIVNGSEFTIDENEQLEKVTAVIQPDNLEIE
- the guaB gene encoding IMP dehydrogenase, whose amino-acid sequence is MAKIIKEAYTFDDVLLMPNKSEILPREVTTRTQLTKKIALNIPLMSAGMDTVTESKMAIAMAREGGIGIIHKNMTIEQQAKEVDKVKRQENGVITDPIYLSEDHLIQDAENLMAQYRISGVPVTKDGKLVGIITNRDIIFETDFQKKISDVMTSENLITSHEKTTVEEAKEILKKHKIEKLPLVDAEGNLKGLITMKDIEKVKKFPNAAKDEKGRLLCGAGVGVTGNMMERIDALVKAQVDVIVLDTAHGHSQGVLDAVKKIKETYPELQVIAGNVATAEAVEDLIEAGADCVKIGIGPGSICTTRVVAGVGVPQLTAVMDCAEVGRKHGVPVIADGGLKYSGDIVKALAAGASVAMLGSLFAGCDEAPGEMEIYQGRSYKVYRGMGSLAAMECGSKDRYFQEGNKKLVPEGVEGRVAYKGFVADTIFQLIGGIRSGMGYLGSKNLETLYETARFVVQTGAGLRESHPHDINITKEAPNYSVGQ
- a CDS encoding sigma-70 family RNA polymerase sigma factor; protein product: MKYINECRYAELMMENRQKFYRIAYSYVKNEQEALEVVSDAMYKGLVHLKDLREMDYFLTWMTRIIINTSLETLRKKSKLTPYEDYMEEVKVEETEQDQNLDLYHAIDMLEPDEKSYVILKYFEECTYKEMSDILKMPQSTIKSKIYRSLKKMKYYLAGGDK